A genomic segment from Malus domestica chromosome 05, GDT2T_hap1 encodes:
- the LOC103416292 gene encoding sm-like protein LSM3B produces MASEEESAVKEPLDLIRLSLDERIYVKLRSDRELRGKLHAYDQHLNMILGDVEEVVTSVEIDDETYEEIVRTTKRMVPFLFVRGDGVILVSPPLRTA; encoded by the exons ATGGCGAGTGAGGAAGAGAGCGCCGTGAAGGAGCCGTTGGATCTGATAAGGCTTAGCCTCGACGAGCGCATCTACGTCAAGCTTCGCTCCGACCGAGAGCTGCGCGGTAAACTCCAT GCTTATGATCAACACTTAAATATGATTCTTGgtgatgttgaagaagttgttaCATCTGTAGAAATTGATGATGAAACTTATGAAGAGATTGTCCGG ACTACAAAGCGGATGGTTCCTTTTCTCTTTGTCAGAGGAGACGGTGTCATCCTTGTTTCACCTCCTTTAAGAACAGCTTGA
- the LOC103416291 gene encoding fructose-1,6-bisphosphatase, cytosolic isoform X1 yields the protein MDHAADAHRTDLMTLTRFVLNEQSKRPESRGDFTILLNHIVLGCKFVCSAVNKAGLAKLIGLAGETNVQGEEQKKLDVLSNEVFVKALVSSGRTSILVSEEDEEAIFVEPKLRGKYCVVFDPLDGSSNIDCGVSIGTIFGIYVVKDGEPSLDDVLQPGKNMVAAGYCMYGSSCTLVISTGSGAHGFTLDPSLGEFILTHPDIQIPKKGKIYSVNEGNAKNWDGPTAKYVQKCKYPEDGSSPKSLRYIGSMVADVHRTLLYGGIFLYPADKKSPNGKLRVLYEVFPMSFLLEQAGGQSFTGKERALDLVPTKIHERSPIFLGSYDDVEEIKALYAAEGKE from the exons ATGGATCACGCAGCCGATGCTCACCGGACGGACTTGATGACCCTAACGAGGTTCGTGCTGAATGAGCAGTCCAAGCGCCCTGAGTCTCGCGGTGACTTCACTATCTTGCTCAATCATAttgttcttggctgcaagtTTGTCTGCTCTGCAGTCAACAAG GCTGGTCTGGCCAAACTTATCGGGCTTGCTGGAGAGACCAATGTTCAG GGTGAAGAGCAAAAGAAACTGGATGTTCTttcaaatgaagtttttgttaagGCTCTGGTTAGCAGTGGCAGAACC TCTATTCTTGTttcagaagaagatgaagaggcgATTTTCGTGGAGCCAAAATTGCGTGGAAA GTACTGTGTTGTGTTCGATCCACTGGATGGTTCGTCAAACATTGATTGTGGTGTTTCCATTGGAACG ATTTTTGGGATTTATGTGGTAAAAGATGGTGAACCTTCTCTTGACGATGTCTTGCAACCTGGAAAGAATATGGTTGCAGCAGGCTACTGCATGTACGGAAGCTCTTGCACG TTGGTGATAAGCACTGGATCTGGAGCTCATGGGTTCACCCTTGATCCTTCTCTCGGGGAGTTCATACTAACTCACCCAGACATCCAG ATTCCAAAGAAAGGAAAGATTTATTCAGTGAATGAAGGGAATGCCAAAAATTGGGATGGCCCGACAGCCAA GTATGTGCAAAAGTGCAAGTACCCGGAAGATGGTTCATCCCCGAAGTCGCTAAGATACATTGGAAG CATGGTTGCTGATGTTCATCGGACATTGCTGTATGGCGGTATCTTTTTGTACCCTGCTGATAAGAAGAGTCCAAACGGGAAACTGCG GGTTCTCTACGAAGTCTTCCCAATGTCCTTCTTGTTGGAACAAGCGGGCGGTCAGTCCTTCACTGGCAAGGAACGG GCCCTTGACCTGGTTCCGACCAAGATACACGAGCGCTCTCCGATCTTCCTCGGCAGCTACGACGACGTTGAGGAAATCAAGGCACTCTATGCAGCTGAGGGAAAGGAATGA
- the LOC103416291 gene encoding fructose-1,6-bisphosphatase, cytosolic isoform X2, which translates to MSSPSALSLAVTSLSCSIILFLAASLSALQSTRLVWPNLSGLLERPMFRVKSKRNWMFFQMKFLLRLWLAVAEPLFLFQKKMKRRFSWSQNCVESTVLCSIHWMVRQTLIVVFPLERITQCYGAKHLSYQIFGIYVVKDGEPSLDDVLQPGKNMVAAGYCMYGSSCTLVISTGSGAHGFTLDPSLGEFILTHPDIQIPKKGKIYSVNEGNAKNWDGPTAKYVQKCKYPEDGSSPKSLRYIGSMVADVHRTLLYGGIFLYPADKKSPNGKLRVLYEVFPMSFLLEQAGGQSFTGKERALDLVPTKIHERSPIFLGSYDDVEEIKALYAAEGKE; encoded by the exons ATGAGCAGTCCAAGCGCCCTGAGTCTCGCGGTGACTTCACTATCTTGCTCAATCATAttgttcttggctgcaagtTTGTCTGCTCTGCAGTCAACAAG GCTGGTCTGGCCAAACTTATCGGGCTTGCTGGAGAGACCAATGTTCAG GGTGAAGAGCAAAAGAAACTGGATGTTCTttcaaatgaagtttttgttaagGCTCTGGTTAGCAGTGGCAGAACC TCTATTCTTGTttcagaagaagatgaagaggcgATTTTCGTGGAGCCAAAATTGCGTGGAAA GTACTGTGTTGTGTTCGATCCACTGGATGGTTCGTCAAACATTGATTGTGGTGTTTCCATTGGAACG AATAACTCAGTGTTATGGTGCGAAACATTTGTCTTATCAGATTTTTGGGATTTATGTGGTAAAAGATGGTGAACCTTCTCTTGACGATGTCTTGCAACCTGGAAAGAATATGGTTGCAGCAGGCTACTGCATGTACGGAAGCTCTTGCACG TTGGTGATAAGCACTGGATCTGGAGCTCATGGGTTCACCCTTGATCCTTCTCTCGGGGAGTTCATACTAACTCACCCAGACATCCAG ATTCCAAAGAAAGGAAAGATTTATTCAGTGAATGAAGGGAATGCCAAAAATTGGGATGGCCCGACAGCCAA GTATGTGCAAAAGTGCAAGTACCCGGAAGATGGTTCATCCCCGAAGTCGCTAAGATACATTGGAAG CATGGTTGCTGATGTTCATCGGACATTGCTGTATGGCGGTATCTTTTTGTACCCTGCTGATAAGAAGAGTCCAAACGGGAAACTGCG GGTTCTCTACGAAGTCTTCCCAATGTCCTTCTTGTTGGAACAAGCGGGCGGTCAGTCCTTCACTGGCAAGGAACGG GCCCTTGACCTGGTTCCGACCAAGATACACGAGCGCTCTCCGATCTTCCTCGGCAGCTACGACGACGTTGAGGAAATCAAGGCACTCTATGCAGCTGAGGGAAAGGAATGA